One genomic window of Trachemys scripta elegans isolate TJP31775 chromosome 15, CAS_Tse_1.0, whole genome shotgun sequence includes the following:
- the LOC117888015 gene encoding serotransferrin-2-like isoform X2 produces MKAATATLLVLGTFTLFSSGKKFRWCTLSDLEQRKCAELSKALLAVLPLATINSFARVSCIRAQNTHDCIDKIRVNKADAVSLDAGDVYSAVKLYGLTAVAKEIYEEGNCVFAVAIARRGTLDIQRLRGMRSCHNGARWTSGWNIPLGFLLARNELLWDEAQPLSQVISQYFNASCIPGVGVTSPQLCALCQGPKSYVRNKNHFCETSSSEPFYDSEGAFRCLKNRVADVAFLDHLTIMNATDSDQEEYELLCPDGSTAKLSAYGTCNLGRGPGRAIISRHNFQKITKKFLILIQHLFGKNGKERAKFELFTSVPFRGKNLLFHDATQHLQLLQDKAEISHILGLDYVALLKGLGHEGSSLDNSVIRWCCVSNAELRKCEEWALNIKSDPLVCVQAASMTNCIELIKSNEADAATLDATHAYIAGICGLVSVAAECYGEGCAPAAGRTKKLTHLADKALPPVYAVALAKKNDRHVNIHNLRGRRSCHSHLYSPGGWLLLSRYTVGALENNTVNCDIGSAYQSYFWKGCMPGADRNLCKVCIGGDEMEGAKASSRCAANHNERYYGNMGALRCLVGSPSGRSFGDVAFLEHHNLLKNIESLQSSGWAMGYTLNDFELLCLDGRRVAVTDWADCNLGPVPPNIVMTRPVTTTKIYGFLMKSQKYGESDLLFKDATQYLVHTSHLGYQSILGEPFFQLAESVFNCTHADILEFCKQDICTS; encoded by the exons ATGAAGGCAGCCACAGCCACCTTACTTGTCCTGGGTACCTTCACCCTGTTCTCTTCAG GGAAGAAGTTCAGATGGTGCACCCTGTCTGACCTGGAGCAGAGGAAGTGTGCTGAGTTATCTAAAGCACTCCTGGCTGTCCTACCTCTGGCTACAATCAACTCCTTTGCCAGGGTTTCCTGCATCAGAGCTCAAAATACTCATGACTGTATCGACAAGATCAGG gtgaataAAGCAGATGCTGTCTCCTTGGATGCTGGAGATGTTTATTCTGCTGTGAAGCTGTATGGCTTAACTGCGGTGGCAAAGGAGATCTATGAGGAAG GAAACTGCGTGTTTGCTGTGGCCATTGCCAGACGAGGAACTTTGGACATCCAGAGGTTAAGGGGGATGCGTAGCTGCCACAATGGAGCCAGGTGGACATCAGGTTGGAACATTCCACTGGGCTTCCTCCTGGCTAGGAATGAGCTCCTCTGGGATGAGGCTCAGCCTCTGAGCCAAG TGATCAGTCAGTATTTCAATGCCAGCTGCATCCCAGGTGTTGGCGTCACCTCCCCTCAGCTCTGTGCTCTCTGTCAAGGACCGAAATCCTACGTTAGGAACAAGAACCACTTCTGTGAGACCAGCAGCAGTGAGCCCTTCTACGACTCTGAGGGAGCCTTCAG GTGCTTGAAGAACAGAGTAGCAGATGTTGCTTTCCTAGATCACTTAACAATAATGAATGCCACAG ATTCAGACCAAGAGGAATATGAGCTCTTGTGTCCTGATGGATCCACAGCGAAGCTGAGTGCCTATGGCACCTGTAACCTGGGTCGTGGGCCTGGGCGTGCCATCATCAGCCGCCACAACTTCCAGAAGATCACCAAGAAATTCCTCATCCTGATCCAG CATCTCTTTGGGAAGAATGGAAAAGAAAGGGCCAAGTTTGAGCTCTTCACTTCAGTGCCATTCAGGGGGAAGAACCTGCTGTTCCACGATGCCACTCAGCacctgcagctgctccaggacaaagcaGAGATCTCCCACATCCTTGGCCTGGACTACGTAGCCCTCTTGAAGGGACTAGGCCATGAAG ggagctcactggACAACAGTGTGATACGCTGGTGCTGCGTCAGCAATGCTGAGCTCCGCAAGTGTGAAGAGTGGGCCCTGAACATCAAATCTGACCCCCTGGTCTGTGTCCAAGCTGCTTCAATGACCAACTGCATTGAGTTGATCAAG AGTAATGAGGCCGATGCAGCCACGCTGGATGCCACGCATGCCTACATTGCAGGGATATGTGGGCTGGTCTCAGTAGCTGCAGAATGCTATG GAGAGGGGTGTGCCCCAGCTGCTGGGAGAACAAAGAAGCTGACCCACCTTGCAGATAAAG CACTGCCACCTGTCTACGCTGTAGCCCTGGCAAAGAAGAATGACAGGCATGTAAATATCCATAACCTGAGGGGACGGCGTTCCTGCCACAGTCACCTGTACAGTCCTGGGGGGTGGCTGCTCCTCTCCAGGTACACAGTGGGGGCTCTGGAGAACAACACTGTGAACTGTGATATCGGCTCTG ctTACCAGAGTTACTTTTGGAAGGGTTGTATGCCAGGAGCAGACAGGAACCTATGCAAAGTCTGTATTGGAGGTGATGAGATGGAAGGGGCTAAAGCGTCCAGCAGGTGTGCTGCGAATCATAATGAACGCTACTATGGAAACATGGGTGCGCTCAG GTGTCTAGTCGGCAGTCCCAGTGGAAGGAGCTTTGGGGACGTGGCTTTCCTGGAACATCATAACCTGCTCAAGAATATTGAGA GTCTGCAAAGCTCAGGTTGGGCTATGGGTTATACCCTAAATGACTTTGAGCTGCTGTGTCTGGATGGAAGGCGTGTCGCAGTCACAGACTGGGCAGACTGTAACCTCGGTCCTGTTCCTCCTAACATAGTCATGACTCGACCAGTGACTACCACCAAGATATATGGCTTCCTGATGAAATCCCAG AAGTATGGAGAAAGTGATCTGCTCTTTAAAGATGCTACTCAGTATCTTGTTCACACAAGTCACCTGGGCTATCAGTCAATTCTTGGAGAGCCCTTCTTTCAGCTGGCAGAATCTGTGTTTAACTGCACACATGCAG ATATCTTAGAATTCTGCAAACAGGATATCTGCACATCTTAG
- the LOC117888015 gene encoding serotransferrin-2-like isoform X1 — translation MKAATATLLVLGTFTLFSSGKKFRWCTLSDLEQRKCAELSKALLAVLPLATINSFARVSCIRAQNTHDCIDKIRVNKADAVSLDAGDVYSAVKLYGLTAVAKEIYEEGNCVFAVAIARRGTLDIQRLRGMRSCHNGARWTSGWNIPLGFLLARNELLWDEAQPLSQVISQYFNASCIPGVGVTSPQLCALCQGPKSYVRNKNHFCETSSSEPFYDSEGAFRCLKNRVADVAFLDHLTIMNATDSDQEEYELLCPDGSTAKLSAYGTCNLGRGPGRAIISRHNFQKITKKFLILIQHLFGKNGKERAKFELFTSVPFRGKNLLFHDATQHLQLLQDKAEISHILGLDYVALLKGLGHEGSSLDNSVIRWCCVSNAELRKCEEWALNIKSDPLVCVQAASMTNCIELIKSNEADAATLDATHAYIAGICGLVSVAAECYGEGCAPAAGRTKKLTHLADKALPPVYAVALAKKNDRHVNIHNLRGRRSCHSHLYSPGGWLLLSRYTVGALENNTVNCDIGSAYQSYFWKGCMPGADRNLCKVCIGGDEMEGAKASSRCAANHNERYYGNMGALRCLVGSPSGRSFGDVAFLEHHNLLKNIESLQSSGWAMGYTLNDFELLCLDGRRVAVTDWADCNLGPVPPNIVMTRPVTTTKIYGFLMKSQETLETNLDSKFHLFHSQKYGESDLLFKDATQYLVHTSHLGYQSILGEPFFQLAESVFNCTHADILEFCKQDICTS, via the exons ATGAAGGCAGCCACAGCCACCTTACTTGTCCTGGGTACCTTCACCCTGTTCTCTTCAG GGAAGAAGTTCAGATGGTGCACCCTGTCTGACCTGGAGCAGAGGAAGTGTGCTGAGTTATCTAAAGCACTCCTGGCTGTCCTACCTCTGGCTACAATCAACTCCTTTGCCAGGGTTTCCTGCATCAGAGCTCAAAATACTCATGACTGTATCGACAAGATCAGG gtgaataAAGCAGATGCTGTCTCCTTGGATGCTGGAGATGTTTATTCTGCTGTGAAGCTGTATGGCTTAACTGCGGTGGCAAAGGAGATCTATGAGGAAG GAAACTGCGTGTTTGCTGTGGCCATTGCCAGACGAGGAACTTTGGACATCCAGAGGTTAAGGGGGATGCGTAGCTGCCACAATGGAGCCAGGTGGACATCAGGTTGGAACATTCCACTGGGCTTCCTCCTGGCTAGGAATGAGCTCCTCTGGGATGAGGCTCAGCCTCTGAGCCAAG TGATCAGTCAGTATTTCAATGCCAGCTGCATCCCAGGTGTTGGCGTCACCTCCCCTCAGCTCTGTGCTCTCTGTCAAGGACCGAAATCCTACGTTAGGAACAAGAACCACTTCTGTGAGACCAGCAGCAGTGAGCCCTTCTACGACTCTGAGGGAGCCTTCAG GTGCTTGAAGAACAGAGTAGCAGATGTTGCTTTCCTAGATCACTTAACAATAATGAATGCCACAG ATTCAGACCAAGAGGAATATGAGCTCTTGTGTCCTGATGGATCCACAGCGAAGCTGAGTGCCTATGGCACCTGTAACCTGGGTCGTGGGCCTGGGCGTGCCATCATCAGCCGCCACAACTTCCAGAAGATCACCAAGAAATTCCTCATCCTGATCCAG CATCTCTTTGGGAAGAATGGAAAAGAAAGGGCCAAGTTTGAGCTCTTCACTTCAGTGCCATTCAGGGGGAAGAACCTGCTGTTCCACGATGCCACTCAGCacctgcagctgctccaggacaaagcaGAGATCTCCCACATCCTTGGCCTGGACTACGTAGCCCTCTTGAAGGGACTAGGCCATGAAG ggagctcactggACAACAGTGTGATACGCTGGTGCTGCGTCAGCAATGCTGAGCTCCGCAAGTGTGAAGAGTGGGCCCTGAACATCAAATCTGACCCCCTGGTCTGTGTCCAAGCTGCTTCAATGACCAACTGCATTGAGTTGATCAAG AGTAATGAGGCCGATGCAGCCACGCTGGATGCCACGCATGCCTACATTGCAGGGATATGTGGGCTGGTCTCAGTAGCTGCAGAATGCTATG GAGAGGGGTGTGCCCCAGCTGCTGGGAGAACAAAGAAGCTGACCCACCTTGCAGATAAAG CACTGCCACCTGTCTACGCTGTAGCCCTGGCAAAGAAGAATGACAGGCATGTAAATATCCATAACCTGAGGGGACGGCGTTCCTGCCACAGTCACCTGTACAGTCCTGGGGGGTGGCTGCTCCTCTCCAGGTACACAGTGGGGGCTCTGGAGAACAACACTGTGAACTGTGATATCGGCTCTG ctTACCAGAGTTACTTTTGGAAGGGTTGTATGCCAGGAGCAGACAGGAACCTATGCAAAGTCTGTATTGGAGGTGATGAGATGGAAGGGGCTAAAGCGTCCAGCAGGTGTGCTGCGAATCATAATGAACGCTACTATGGAAACATGGGTGCGCTCAG GTGTCTAGTCGGCAGTCCCAGTGGAAGGAGCTTTGGGGACGTGGCTTTCCTGGAACATCATAACCTGCTCAAGAATATTGAGA GTCTGCAAAGCTCAGGTTGGGCTATGGGTTATACCCTAAATGACTTTGAGCTGCTGTGTCTGGATGGAAGGCGTGTCGCAGTCACAGACTGGGCAGACTGTAACCTCGGTCCTGTTCCTCCTAACATAGTCATGACTCGACCAGTGACTACCACCAAGATATATGGCTTCCTGATGAAATCCCAG gaAACTCTGGAAACAAATCTGGATTCTAAGTTCCATCTATTTCATTCACAGAAGTATGGAGAAAGTGATCTGCTCTTTAAAGATGCTACTCAGTATCTTGTTCACACAAGTCACCTGGGCTATCAGTCAATTCTTGGAGAGCCCTTCTTTCAGCTGGCAGAATCTGTGTTTAACTGCACACATGCAG ATATCTTAGAATTCTGCAAACAGGATATCTGCACATCTTAG